TTTAACGATTTATACTCATCAGGCAACAGATTTGACTTATCATGCTCACAATACACAATCGCATTTTTTTGAAGCATGTGATTATCGAGAAGATAATCAAGTATTTTCATATAATCTTGACTTTTATACGGTGGATCTAAAAGTACTAAATCAAATTGTAATTCCCGTTTGGCGATGGCTTTTAACGCACGCTCTGCGTCATTTCGATAGACCTCTGCCTTCTGTTCTAATTGGAGCGTTTTCAAATTCTCTTTTATCGTCTGGATTGCTTTCGGATGCTTGTCTATAAAAATGACCTTTGACATCTCTCTGCTTAATGCTTCTATCCCGAGTGATCCGCTTCCGGCAAACAAATCCAATGCTGTCCCACCTGAGAAGAATGGACCGATTATTTGAAATACAGCTTCTTTTACTTTATCAGAAGTTGGCCTTGTCGTTTCGCCAGCTGCACTTTTTAATGCTCTTCCTTTATGTATCCCTGCTATTACACGCACTTCTGAATCACCTCAGCTTCTCTTGCTCGTCAATAGTCTACCACGATTCTCACGTTTAGCAAATAATTTTTATTCGTGATGTATATTATTTCTTTTCTTTGTCCATAATATCATAATGATTCAGCTAAATATGATTTAGTTGAAACGGAAGAAGGCTTATCCTTCCCCATAAGCTCTTCATCCGGTTTCTCCTCTCCCTTTAGCCTTTTATTTTTAAAATAAAAGGACCTGCAGTAATTTTGACTGCAGGTTTTTTCTTTTTTATCCCTTATTATAACACTAACTAAATCCCCATTTTATAATCGTATTGTTTCGCTTTGTCCGGTATGGCATTTTCATAATTTGTCGGAATAAATGGCTTCTGAGATCGTTCTACTTTAGAAACAAACGAAAATTGATTAAATTTTTTCTCCATCACATCGATATCTTCCCGATTCACATAAATAACCGCATAACGATGTTTTTTAGATACATGAATAAGATGCCCGTGTTTTTTTAACTGTCTGACATTTTTCATGTGCTGAAACCAGACAACGATGCCTTGTCTTTCTACCATACTGCCATCCTCCTTCTTATCTGTATTATGTATAAAGCAGGTCGCTTATTTTTAAGCTTCCTGCTTATGTTTTACTTTACGATGCACAGCCGCAAGCGCCGCCACTACCGCAGCCGCAGCCGCTATCTGTTAGTGCCGCACCATCTTTTGGTGCTTTAATCTGTCCACTGACACTCTCTGCAACAAACTGACTAATCTCATCCAAAAGATTTTGCAGATTTCTTTCAGCAACTTTAAAAGCTGCCACCTTATCATGTAAATCCATATCCCGCTTTTTGGAACGGACTTGTTTCATAATATCATAATAGTCCGGATGATATCTGCCGAACCGCTGCACATCTTCATAATGTTCTTTGACATCTGCAAATGTTCGAATCAGAT
The nucleotide sequence above comes from Oceanobacillus timonensis. Encoded proteins:
- a CDS encoding YlbF family regulator encodes the protein MIATMEYVDILDESELLGKMVLQSDVMKQYQSAKQALDEDKEAQHLIRTFADVKEHYEDVQRFGRYHPDYYDIMKQVRSKKRDMDLHDKVAAFKVAERNLQNLLDEISQFVAESVSGQIKAPKDGAALTDSGCGCGSGGACGCAS
- a CDS encoding YlbG family protein, which gives rise to MVERQGIVVWFQHMKNVRQLKKHGHLIHVSKKHRYAVIYVNREDIDVMEKKFNQFSFVSKVERSQKPFIPTNYENAIPDKAKQYDYKMGI
- the rsmD gene encoding 16S rRNA (guanine(966)-N(2))-methyltransferase RsmD; protein product: MRVIAGIHKGRALKSAAGETTRPTSDKVKEAVFQIIGPFFSGGTALDLFAGSGSLGIEALSREMSKVIFIDKHPKAIQTIKENLKTLQLEQKAEVYRNDAERALKAIAKRELQFDLVLLDPPYKSQDYMKILDYLLDNHMLQKNAIVYCEHDKSNLLPDEYKSLKAIKQADYGGLVQVTIYQTDESEEA